One window of the Klebsiella sp. WP3-W18-ESBL-02 genome contains the following:
- the cobB gene encoding Sir2 family NAD+-dependent deacetylase, with protein sequence MQSRRLHRLSRFRRNKRQLRQRLRQRIFFTDRVMPEQMDKPRVLVLTGAGISAESGIRTFRAADGLWEEHKVEDVATPEGYARDPQLVQHFYNARRRQLQQPEIAPNAAHLALARLEAALGENFMLVTQNIDNLHERAGNHNVLHMHGELLKVRCTQSGQVFDWPGDLTVEDRCHCCQFPAPLRPHIVWFGEMPFEMDHIYLALSMADIFIAIGTSGHVYPAAGFVHEAKLHGAHTVELNLEPSQVGSEFEEKHYGLASEVVPAYVDALLKSL encoded by the coding sequence ATGCAGTCGCGCCGCTTACATCGATTGAGCCGTTTCCGTCGGAATAAACGTCAACTGCGCCAGCGTCTGCGCCAGCGTATTTTTTTCACGGACAGGGTGATGCCAGAACAGATGGATAAACCAAGAGTACTTGTGCTTACGGGCGCGGGGATTTCGGCAGAGTCGGGTATTCGGACCTTCCGCGCGGCGGATGGCTTATGGGAAGAACACAAGGTTGAGGATGTGGCGACGCCGGAAGGCTACGCGCGCGATCCGCAGCTGGTGCAACATTTCTATAATGCCCGTCGTCGCCAGCTTCAGCAGCCGGAGATTGCGCCCAACGCGGCGCACCTGGCGCTGGCCCGGCTGGAAGCGGCGCTTGGCGAGAACTTTATGCTGGTGACGCAGAACATCGATAACCTGCACGAGCGCGCGGGCAATCACAACGTGCTGCATATGCACGGCGAGCTGCTGAAGGTGCGCTGTACCCAAAGCGGCCAGGTGTTCGACTGGCCGGGGGATTTAACGGTGGAGGACCGCTGCCACTGCTGCCAGTTCCCGGCGCCGCTGCGCCCGCATATCGTCTGGTTTGGCGAGATGCCGTTCGAGATGGACCATATCTATCTTGCGCTGTCGATGGCCGATATTTTTATCGCTATTGGCACTTCTGGCCACGTCTACCCTGCGGCGGGTTTTGTGCACGAGGCGAAGCTGCACGGTGCGCATACCGTTGAGCTGAATCTTGAACCGAGCCAGGTGGGCAGCGAGTTTGAGGAGAAGCATTACGGTCTGGCGAGCGAAGTGGTCCCAGCCTACGTCGACGCGCTGCTGAAATCGCTGTAA
- the nagK gene encoding N-acetylglucosamine kinase: protein MHYGFDIGGSKIALGVFDSSRQLQWEKRIPTPTESYERFLEAVTGLVAEADERFHCRGSVGIGIPGMPETEDGTLYAANVPAATGRPLRADLSRLLERDVRLDNDANCFAISEAWDDEFTQYPLVMGLILGTGVGGGIVQNGKSITGHSYITGEFGHIRLPVDALEVVGRDFPLVRCGCGQLGCIENYLSGRGFAWLYNHFYQQSLTSPEIVALWQQGDEKAREHVERYLDLLAVCLGNILTIVDPDLLVLGGGLSNFSAIADGLAHRLPRHLLPVARTPRIERARHGDAGGMRGAAFLHLTN from the coding sequence ATGCATTATGGATTTGACATTGGCGGCAGCAAAATCGCGCTGGGCGTATTTGATTCATCGCGCCAGCTTCAGTGGGAAAAACGCATTCCGACGCCGACAGAGAGCTATGAACGCTTTCTTGAGGCGGTGACCGGCCTGGTGGCGGAGGCTGACGAACGCTTTCACTGCCGGGGCTCTGTCGGTATCGGTATTCCCGGTATGCCGGAAACCGAAGACGGTACGCTGTACGCGGCGAACGTGCCAGCGGCGACCGGACGCCCGCTGCGCGCGGACCTGAGCAGGCTACTGGAACGTGACGTACGGCTCGACAACGACGCCAACTGCTTTGCCATCTCCGAGGCCTGGGACGACGAGTTTACCCAGTACCCGCTGGTGATGGGGCTGATTCTCGGCACCGGCGTGGGTGGCGGCATCGTACAGAACGGTAAATCGATTACCGGGCATAGCTATATCACCGGCGAGTTTGGCCATATTCGTCTGCCGGTCGATGCGCTGGAAGTCGTGGGGCGTGATTTTCCGCTCGTCCGCTGCGGCTGCGGCCAGCTTGGCTGCATTGAAAACTATTTATCCGGTCGCGGGTTTGCCTGGCTGTATAACCATTTTTATCAACAGTCGCTCACTTCACCGGAGATTGTGGCCCTGTGGCAGCAGGGAGATGAAAAGGCGCGTGAACACGTTGAACGCTACCTGGATCTGCTTGCCGTCTGCCTGGGCAATATACTGACCATTGTCGACCCGGATCTGCTGGTGCTCGGCGGTGGGCTATCAAACTTTTCAGCGATCGCCGATGGACTAGCGCACCGCCTACCGCGTCATTTACTGCCTGTAGCCCGCACGCCGCGTATTGAACGCGCGCGCCACGGCGATGCAGGGGGAATGCGCGGCGCTGCGTTCCTTCATCTGACCAACTAA